One Tolypothrix bouteillei VB521301 DNA window includes the following coding sequences:
- a CDS encoding phosphoribosyltransferase, with the protein MQDLYVSWSDYHRKIEHLAAKIYQSGWEFNQIVCLARGGLRVGDILSRIYNQPLAILATSSYTGSGKQERGNLIFSRHLTMTTEHLGSRILLVDDLVDSGITLQQCIPWLQDNSQSTIEDIRTAVLWYKACSVIVPDYYIDYLPDNPWIHQPFEPYELMNPADLVEMVSS; encoded by the coding sequence ATGCAAGACCTTTACGTTTCTTGGTCAGATTATCATCGAAAAATTGAGCACCTGGCGGCTAAAATCTATCAATCTGGGTGGGAATTTAACCAGATTGTTTGTCTTGCGAGAGGAGGACTGAGGGTTGGAGATATTCTTTCCCGTATTTATAACCAGCCTTTGGCAATTTTAGCAACATCATCTTACACTGGATCGGGAAAGCAAGAGAGAGGAAATCTCATCTTTTCACGCCACTTAACTATGACCACCGAACATTTGGGGTCGCGCATTCTTTTAGTGGATGATTTGGTAGATTCTGGCATTACTCTTCAACAATGTATTCCATGGCTACAAGACAATAGCCAATCTACTATAGAAGATATTCGGACAGCTGTCCTCTGGTACAAAGCTTGCTCTGTTATAGTACCGGATTACTACATCGATTACCTACCAGACAATCCCTGGATACATCAACCTTTTGAACCATATGAATTAATGAATCCGGCGGATTTGGTGGAAATGGTTAGTAGTTAG
- a CDS encoding MFS transporter yields the protein MNNSDSDDCAQQTPESDKLDLSTKIAFGAGDLGTAITAMIGISYLSPFLTDVAGLKPQLAGQTQLIGKVWDAINDPMVGVLSDRTQSQQGRRYPWMIWGAIPFGVFFFLQWIVPHFSNNENANQWGLFWYYTAISILFNAFYTVVNLPYTALTAELTQDYDERTSLNSFRFSFSIGGSILALIIGLGISIVVPNNKSTQYLLLGAICAIISVLPLYWCVWGTKGRAQAVAKQHPQLEQTVSIPFLQQLKIAFTNRPFLFVVGIYLCSWLAVQLTAGIIPYFVTSWMRLPQWHISLVLLAVQGTAMSMLFVWSGISRRYGKRAVYFMGMSLWLIAQTGLFFVQPGQIVLMYFLAVMAGFGVSTAYLVPWSMLPDVIELDELNTGQRREGIFYSFIVFVQKICLGLAVNIVLQRLGTAGYIKPTTEIPLPNQPDSVLEVIRFSIGPIPALALIFGLVLAYFYPLTRELHAQIVLQLKERQNQ from the coding sequence ATGAACAATTCTGACTCTGATGACTGCGCCCAACAAACTCCAGAAAGTGACAAGTTAGACTTGAGTACCAAAATAGCTTTTGGTGCTGGAGATTTGGGTACGGCAATTACTGCTATGATTGGGATTTCTTATTTGTCGCCTTTTCTGACAGATGTCGCAGGTTTGAAACCCCAATTAGCAGGGCAAACTCAGCTTATTGGTAAAGTGTGGGATGCTATCAACGATCCTATGGTTGGGGTGTTAAGCGATCGCACTCAAAGTCAGCAAGGAAGGCGTTATCCCTGGATGATCTGGGGAGCAATTCCTTTTGGAGTCTTCTTTTTTTTGCAGTGGATTGTCCCTCATTTTAGTAATAACGAAAATGCAAATCAGTGGGGGTTATTTTGGTATTACACTGCTATTTCAATTTTGTTTAATGCTTTTTATACGGTTGTTAACTTACCATACACTGCTTTAACAGCAGAATTAACTCAAGACTATGACGAACGCACCAGTCTGAACAGTTTTCGCTTTAGCTTTTCTATTGGCGGTAGCATTCTTGCTCTCATAATTGGTTTGGGTATTTCCATAGTCGTTCCCAATAACAAAAGTACACAATATTTACTTTTAGGAGCTATCTGTGCCATTATCTCCGTGTTGCCTTTGTACTGGTGTGTTTGGGGAACAAAAGGTCGCGCTCAAGCTGTAGCAAAGCAACATCCACAATTAGAGCAAACAGTTTCAATTCCTTTTCTACAGCAACTCAAAATTGCTTTTACAAATCGCCCTTTCTTATTTGTAGTAGGGATTTATTTGTGTTCTTGGTTGGCGGTTCAGCTAACAGCAGGTATTATCCCCTACTTTGTCACTAGTTGGATGCGCCTTCCGCAATGGCATATTAGCTTAGTACTCTTGGCAGTACAGGGAACCGCTATGTCCATGCTATTTGTTTGGAGTGGTATCAGCAGACGTTATGGCAAACGAGCGGTGTACTTTATGGGAATGAGTTTGTGGCTTATCGCCCAGACTGGACTTTTTTTCGTACAACCCGGTCAAATTGTGTTGATGTACTTTTTAGCAGTTATGGCGGGTTTTGGAGTATCTACGGCTTATCTTGTTCCCTGGTCGATGCTACCCGATGTGATTGAACTGGATGAATTAAACACGGGACAACGGCGGGAAGGTATTTTTTACAGTTTCATAGTGTTCGTGCAAAAAATTTGTTTGGGATTGGCTGTGAATATAGTTCTGCAAAGGCTGGGTACAGCTGGGTATATTAAACCTACAACAGAAATCCCGTTACCAAATCAACCTGATTCTGTATTAGAAGTCATTCGCTTCTCTATTGGTCCCATACCAGCACTCGCTTTAATTTTTGGCTTAGTTTTAGCTTACTTTTATCCCCTTACCCGCGAGCTACACGCGCAAATCGTACTGCAACTCAAAGAACGGCAAAACCAATAA
- a CDS encoding HEAT repeat domain-containing protein: MKTPTIQELSTQLESENLRDRMVALASLREVPAEDAVPLIKKVLDDESIQLRSMAIFALGIKQTEESYPLLIKILETDPDYGMRADAAGALGYLGDTRAVEPLMRAFYEDTDWLVRFSAAVSLGNLKDKRARDILIQALDSKEVVLQQAAIAAIGEIKDVESVDLILRFAQSEDWLVRQRLAEALGHLPTPKSVSALKYLEKDNHPHVSEASRISLKRLEEAGDRA, translated from the coding sequence ATGAAAACTCCAACAATACAGGAACTTTCCACCCAATTGGAAAGCGAGAATTTACGCGATCGCATGGTAGCCCTTGCATCTTTAAGGGAAGTTCCTGCAGAAGATGCGGTTCCTTTGATTAAGAAAGTGTTGGACGACGAATCTATCCAACTGAGATCCATGGCAATCTTTGCTTTAGGCATTAAGCAAACAGAAGAAAGCTACCCCCTTCTGATTAAAATTCTGGAAACAGATCCGGACTATGGTATGCGGGCTGATGCTGCTGGTGCTCTTGGTTACTTAGGAGATACAAGAGCTGTTGAACCTTTGATGCGGGCATTTTACGAAGATACCGATTGGTTGGTACGCTTTAGTGCTGCGGTCTCTCTTGGCAATCTCAAAGACAAACGCGCTCGCGATATACTCATTCAGGCTTTGGACAGCAAAGAAGTGGTTTTACAACAAGCAGCGATCGCAGCGATTGGAGAAATTAAAGATGTGGAGTCTGTAGATTTAATTCTACGCTTTGCCCAATCAGAAGATTGGTTGGTACGGCAACGGCTCGCAGAAGCTTTAGGACATCTTCCCACTCCCAAGAGCGTCTCTGCTCTAAAATATTTAGAAAAAGATAACCATCCACACGTTTCTGAAGCATCAAGAATTTCTTTAAAGCGACTTGAGGAAGCAGGTGATCGAGCTTAG
- a CDS encoding phycobiliprotein lyase, translating to MDIKEFFELSGGKWFSHRTSHHLAFKQSEDGKSDISIESLAKDHPEVIKLCQHNEIDPNLASCGARVTWNGTMEWDEEKHTGSTVLVVVPDEDNPNEGKLLREMGYAEKAPVAGRYKMGSDDTLTLTTEYETMWSEERLWFASPNLRMRVGVLKRFGGFSMATLTTEIRMGGGQAAKAADATSSVTNDQ from the coding sequence ATGGATATAAAAGAGTTTTTTGAACTAAGTGGTGGGAAATGGTTTTCCCATCGTACCAGTCATCATTTGGCATTTAAGCAATCAGAAGATGGCAAATCAGATATTTCGATTGAATCTTTGGCAAAAGATCATCCTGAAGTCATCAAACTTTGCCAGCATAACGAAATCGATCCCAACCTTGCTTCCTGTGGTGCCAGGGTGACTTGGAATGGCACGATGGAATGGGATGAAGAAAAGCATACTGGTTCCACAGTGTTAGTTGTGGTACCAGATGAAGATAATCCCAATGAAGGTAAGTTATTGCGGGAAATGGGCTACGCTGAGAAAGCTCCAGTTGCCGGACGTTATAAGATGGGTAGTGATGATACCTTAACTCTCACAACAGAGTACGAAACGATGTGGTCTGAAGAACGCCTTTGGTTTGCCAGTCCCAATTTGCGGATGAGAGTTGGCGTTTTGAAGCGGTTCGGCGGTTTTAGTATGGCTACCCTGACAACTGAAATTCGCATGGGTGGTGGTCAAGCTGCGAAAGCGGCGGATGCAACGAGTTCAGTGACTAATGACCAGTAA
- a CDS encoding glycosyltransferase family 4 protein, with the protein MTNTAAIFYKADGFETRGKRLLGRQAAGEGFLKALVQHGTAESLFCYTGSSNEFSEFCQRIQPWMKSQRKVQWLTSHNPQLLSQAGTIYRPDPLLSKQAWQRRFTDQNAYSICGVTHTIASIGVMEGIGDFLIAPLQPWDALICPSVAVKTAVERLLNTWADYLAQRTGGRPKIEFQLPVIPLGVDCDAFPQGTAAVSTRNRLRQVLGIPQDEIVVLFVGRLCFYAKAHPVPMYLALEKAAQATKTKIHFVQAGWFEDEKEEASFKSSHQVFCPSVNCIFVDGRKPEIRSGIWSAADIFISLVDNIQETFGLTPIEAMAAGLPVVVSDWDGYQESVRHEIDGWKIPTLIPPPGAARDLAFAYLNESLNYSSYIAHTSMVTAVDIEAAANAIATLITNPELRKRIGENGKQRAREVYDWKVVIAAYENLWRELAEIRSTATLSVPMQPSQPPYPLCDDPFALFAHYPNPKLTGELVLGLGSMATSEGLSELQKNWMTGFGAERRNTKTTDTILATFFKDGSQSLETILNKHPHIPPTELFRTLMYLLKFDVLRLEER; encoded by the coding sequence ATGACTAATACGGCAGCAATTTTTTATAAAGCAGACGGGTTTGAAACTCGTGGAAAAAGACTCCTCGGTCGTCAAGCTGCAGGTGAAGGTTTTCTCAAAGCCTTAGTCCAGCATGGCACTGCGGAGTCTTTGTTCTGTTATACGGGAAGTTCAAATGAGTTTTCAGAATTTTGTCAGCGCATCCAACCATGGATGAAATCTCAGCGGAAAGTGCAGTGGCTTACATCTCACAATCCTCAACTTTTATCACAAGCGGGTACAATTTACCGTCCCGATCCGTTACTTTCCAAACAGGCATGGCAACGACGATTTACTGACCAAAATGCATACAGTATTTGTGGCGTGACTCATACTATTGCAAGTATTGGGGTCATGGAAGGGATTGGGGATTTCCTTATTGCCCCTCTTCAGCCTTGGGATGCTTTGATTTGCCCATCTGTTGCAGTGAAAACTGCTGTTGAACGTCTTCTAAATACTTGGGCTGATTATTTGGCACAAAGGACGGGTGGCAGACCTAAAATTGAGTTTCAACTACCAGTGATTCCTCTAGGTGTAGATTGCGATGCTTTTCCACAGGGAACTGCTGCTGTTTCCACTCGCAATCGTTTGCGTCAAGTGCTTGGTATTCCCCAAGATGAAATTGTTGTTTTGTTTGTTGGACGGCTTTGTTTCTATGCAAAAGCCCATCCCGTACCAATGTATTTAGCTTTGGAAAAAGCAGCACAAGCTACTAAGACTAAAATTCATTTTGTACAAGCAGGCTGGTTTGAAGATGAAAAAGAAGAAGCTAGTTTTAAAAGCAGCCATCAAGTTTTTTGTCCTTCAGTCAATTGTATTTTTGTAGATGGACGCAAACCAGAAATCCGTTCGGGAATTTGGTCTGCTGCTGATATTTTTATTTCTCTAGTGGATAACATTCAAGAAACTTTTGGACTGACACCTATAGAAGCAATGGCGGCTGGTTTACCTGTCGTTGTTTCTGATTGGGATGGATATCAAGAATCCGTGCGTCATGAAATTGATGGTTGGAAGATTCCTACTCTCATACCACCTCCCGGTGCGGCACGGGATTTAGCATTTGCATATCTTAATGAAAGCTTGAATTACAGTTCTTATATTGCTCATACTTCAATGGTAACAGCTGTAGATATTGAAGCAGCGGCAAATGCGATCGCAACATTAATTACAAATCCCGAACTCAGAAAGCGCATTGGGGAAAATGGAAAGCAACGTGCTAGAGAGGTATATGACTGGAAAGTCGTTATTGCTGCTTATGAGAATTTATGGCGGGAACTAGCAGAGATTCGTTCTACAGCGACACTTTCTGTTCCCATGCAGCCCAGTCAGCCACCTTATCCTTTGTGTGACGATCCATTCGCGTTATTTGCTCATTATCCAAATCCAAAGTTAACTGGTGAATTAGTTTTAGGGCTTGGTTCTATGGCAACTTCAGAAGGTTTAAGCGAACTTCAGAAAAATTGGATGACTGGCTTTGGTGCAGAAAGAAGAAACACAAAAACTACAGACACTATATTAGCCACATTTTTTAAAGATGGCTCCCAATCTCTTGAAACAATTCTCAACAAACATCCGCATATTCCTCCAACAGAGTTATTTCGCACCCTGATGTATCTGTTAAAATTTGATGTTCTGCGGTTGGAAGAGCGATAA
- a CDS encoding Rpn family recombination-promoting nuclease/putative transposase: MRRDSIFYKLFQQSPSLLFELLANAPNNASAYRFDSVAVKEPKFEIDGVFLPPENESAGIVYFCEVQFQKDEQLYERLFAESALYFYRQRGRFNDWQAVIIYPTRSIEQSDVYPHRTLLNGEQVHRVYLNELGDIRSLPLWVALMVLTTVSEEQAPEEARYLLTRTRQEVSPPLNQVIIDIVTTIMVYRFEQLSRVEVESMLGITLQQTRVYQEIKEEGRVEGRVEGRVEGRVEGRVEGRKEEAANLILRLLTKRIGQKLSEEVVRQISGLPLPVLEDLSEALLDFTSLADLQAWLDNVS, encoded by the coding sequence ATGCGCCGCGACTCAATCTTTTACAAACTGTTTCAACAATCTCCCTCACTGCTGTTTGAACTTTTGGCAAATGCCCCAAACAATGCGAGTGCATACCGATTTGATTCGGTAGCAGTCAAAGAACCTAAATTTGAGATTGATGGAGTATTTCTCCCACCAGAAAATGAAAGTGCGGGAATTGTTTATTTTTGTGAAGTACAATTTCAAAAAGACGAACAACTTTACGAAAGGTTATTTGCTGAATCAGCGTTATATTTCTATCGCCAACGAGGGAGATTTAACGATTGGCAAGCAGTAATAATTTACCCAACACGCAGTATCGAACAAAGCGATGTTTATCCACATCGCACCTTACTCAACGGCGAGCAAGTACATCGGGTGTACTTGAACGAGTTGGGGGATATCCGTTCCTTGCCTTTATGGGTAGCACTGATGGTACTGACTACTGTCAGCGAAGAACAAGCACCAGAAGAAGCAAGGTATTTATTAACCAGAACTCGTCAAGAAGTCTCCCCACCATTGAACCAGGTGATAATAGATATAGTGACGACAATTATGGTTTACAGATTTGAACAGTTGAGCCGAGTGGAGGTAGAATCGATGTTAGGGATTACACTACAGCAAACGCGAGTATACCAAGAAATTAAGGAAGAAGGACGTGTTGAAGGACGTGTTGAAGGACGTGTTGAAGGACGTGTTGAGGGACGTGTTGAAGGACGAAAAGAAGAGGCTGCTAACCTCATTCTTCGACTCCTAACTAAACGCATTGGGCAGAAACTTTCTGAGGAAGTGGTTCGGCAAATTTCTGGTTTGCCATTGCCTGTTCTGGAAGATTTAAGCGAAGCACTGTTAGATTTTACCAGTTTGGCTGATTTGCAGGCTTGGTTAGACAATGTTTCATAA
- a CDS encoding VWA domain-containing protein: MSDENTKRRTRWRLILEAGSESVLGGTLDDVSQARARAIAFLYDREYNSQENRSRNIRPGTGVQKTAAQTGQKSQGARGNGSQSGETPSQQDSKNGEPSASGESPAESGQEDTTSSGNKPEQSERGNTQGQPEQSGGESWVPPLDRQGGLGPSQLTIPEWIDAIHELFPQKTIERLEKDALERYQLEEMVTNPDLLSRAQPSQTLLKAVLRTKHLMNQEVLAMARHLVRKVIEELLEKLAQKVKSPFLGAVDRRQRSFLKVAKNFDAETTIRRNLQHYDPKTKRLYIQKPYFFSRIRRHVERWQIIILVDESGSMLDSVIHAAVTAAIFFGLKQVRTHLCLFDTSVVDVTEECSDPVETIMKVQLGGGTDIGQALTYAASLVDNPRNTIVILITDFYEGAPVQQLLTTTKNLIESGVTLLGLAALDEQANPNYDRNIAQQMVNLGAHVAAMTPGELAQWVAQKIR, from the coding sequence ATGAGTGATGAAAATACCAAACGTCGAACCCGTTGGCGATTGATTTTAGAAGCTGGTAGCGAATCTGTTTTGGGTGGAACTTTAGATGATGTTTCGCAAGCCAGAGCTCGAGCGATCGCATTTCTCTATGACCGGGAGTATAATTCCCAAGAAAACCGCTCGCGCAACATTCGTCCGGGAACGGGAGTACAAAAGACAGCCGCGCAAACAGGGCAAAAATCTCAGGGAGCGCGGGGAAATGGTTCCCAGAGTGGAGAGACGCCATCTCAACAAGACTCAAAAAACGGAGAACCGAGCGCTTCTGGTGAATCGCCAGCAGAATCGGGACAAGAAGATACTACCAGTAGCGGAAACAAACCGGAACAAAGCGAACGGGGAAATACACAAGGACAACCCGAACAAAGTGGGGGTGAAAGTTGGGTTCCACCGCTTGACCGTCAGGGGGGATTGGGACCCTCTCAACTAACAATACCTGAGTGGATCGATGCAATACACGAGCTATTTCCGCAAAAAACCATAGAACGTTTGGAAAAAGATGCTTTGGAGCGCTACCAGCTGGAAGAAATGGTGACCAATCCAGACTTATTAAGCCGCGCCCAACCCAGCCAAACATTGTTAAAAGCCGTACTTCGGACCAAGCACCTGATGAATCAGGAGGTGTTAGCGATGGCGCGACATTTGGTCAGGAAAGTCATTGAGGAACTGCTCGAAAAACTAGCGCAAAAAGTGAAATCGCCGTTTTTAGGTGCGGTAGACCGACGACAAAGGTCATTTTTAAAAGTAGCAAAGAATTTTGATGCGGAAACAACTATCCGCCGTAATTTGCAGCACTACGATCCAAAAACCAAGCGTCTTTACATCCAAAAACCTTACTTTTTCTCGCGTATCCGCCGCCACGTAGAACGCTGGCAAATTATTATTTTAGTTGACGAGTCTGGTAGCATGCTCGACAGCGTCATTCACGCTGCGGTCACTGCGGCGATTTTCTTTGGTTTAAAGCAAGTGCGTACCCACCTCTGTTTGTTTGATACGTCAGTGGTAGATGTCACAGAAGAATGTTCCGACCCAGTGGAAACTATTATGAAAGTTCAGCTAGGAGGAGGAACGGATATCGGTCAAGCTTTAACTTATGCTGCATCTCTCGTCGATAATCCCCGCAATACAATTGTTATTCTCATTACAGACTTCTATGAAGGAGCGCCAGTACAGCAATTGCTAACCACTACCAAGAATTTGATTGAAAGTGGCGTAACGCTATTGGGTTTAGCAGCTTTGGACGAACAAGCAAATCCCAATTATGACCGAAATATTGCCCAGCAAATGGTTAACCTTGGTGCTCATGTAGCAGCCATGACTCCAGGAGAATTAGCCCAGTGGGTAGCTCAAAAAATACGCTAA
- a CDS encoding DUF5682 family protein, whose translation MSSKRNQLFSSADLIAVETTAQGLAALRGHVVVWRQDLIDGIIASLIKEELSAQRSHPFLAAVYDVLRGHARGRLADGTSLPPLVRNIQQLLQQNGLEPRTKARAIDFNLHLSLDLQKSHILHQLKLLGIPGYTVTGGSDWVSRQDLSYVWEQWTISWSQHYEASCIENAIYGSTLAEAAEAKLLELAAQIERDAAKAALLLLDSCLMGLRHLSELFYQKLLFLIRSDSQFLSLAEALGHILYLYCYDEVLGTTHQDEIGNLLVETFQRGLWLLESLGQMQGNDQQLLQGIKVLLETLERCERSLDLNRNAFIDVFRRLNADVTQAPLVRGAACGVLWTLETSPTQQVLLDLRSCSQANQIGDFLTGLFYLAREVVQRHPDLLLSIDELVSSFDDNTFLEALPALHLAFTYFTPREKHKIASTLIKAWGEDGCETESLAELEVSVEVAAQVLAFETKLFAAVKRYGLRGGDKQ comes from the coding sequence GTGTCAAGCAAGCGAAATCAATTATTTAGCTCGGCTGATTTGATTGCGGTGGAAACAACAGCACAAGGATTGGCTGCTTTAAGAGGTCATGTGGTTGTATGGCGACAAGATTTAATTGATGGTATTATCGCGTCTTTAATTAAAGAAGAATTGAGTGCTCAAAGAAGCCATCCTTTCTTGGCTGCTGTGTATGATGTTTTACGAGGTCATGCTAGGGGACGCTTGGCTGATGGAACTTCCTTACCGCCTTTAGTACGGAACATTCAACAACTTTTGCAGCAAAATGGTTTGGAACCCAGAACTAAAGCACGAGCAATCGATTTCAATCTACATTTATCCTTAGATTTGCAAAAATCGCATATTCTCCACCAATTAAAATTATTAGGTATTCCTGGATATACAGTCACTGGTGGTAGCGATTGGGTCAGCCGTCAGGATTTGTCATACGTTTGGGAGCAATGGACGATTAGTTGGAGCCAGCATTACGAAGCCAGTTGTATTGAAAATGCCATCTACGGGTCTACTCTTGCAGAAGCGGCTGAGGCAAAATTATTGGAGCTAGCAGCACAAATAGAGCGAGATGCAGCAAAAGCCGCATTACTGTTACTTGATTCTTGCTTGATGGGATTGCGACACCTCAGCGAACTTTTTTATCAAAAGTTGTTGTTCCTCATTCGCTCTGACAGTCAGTTTTTATCGCTTGCAGAAGCTTTAGGGCACATACTTTATCTGTATTGCTACGATGAAGTTTTGGGAACCACCCATCAAGATGAAATTGGCAACCTTTTGGTTGAAACATTTCAACGCGGGTTGTGGCTTCTAGAAAGTCTCGGTCAGATGCAGGGGAACGACCAGCAATTACTGCAAGGCATAAAAGTTTTGTTGGAGACTTTAGAAAGATGCGAGCGATCGCTAGATTTAAATCGCAATGCATTTATCGATGTCTTCCGGCGTCTTAATGCTGATGTCACTCAGGCTCCTTTAGTGCGAGGTGCGGCTTGTGGCGTTCTCTGGACTCTAGAAACTTCACCAACCCAGCAGGTGCTTTTAGATTTGCGTTCTTGCTCGCAAGCCAACCAAATAGGGGATTTTCTCACTGGGTTGTTTTATTTAGCTAGAGAGGTCGTACAGCGCCATCCGGATCTACTGCTGAGTATTGATGAACTCGTTAGCAGCTTTGATGACAACACATTTTTAGAAGCTTTACCTGCATTGCATTTAGCATTTACATACTTTACACCCCGCGAGAAACACAAGATCGCTTCCACCCTTATAAAAGCGTGGGGGGAAGATGGCTGCGAAACAGAATCGCTTGCAGAGTTAGAAGTGAGCGTTGAAGTTGCAGCCCAAGTGTTAGCTTTCGAGACAAAGCTGTTTGCAGCCGTTAAGCGTTACGGTTTGAGGGGAGGGGACAAGCAATGA
- a CDS encoding RNA-guided endonuclease InsQ/TnpB family protein, protein MIVLEFKAKGKTTQYTAIDEAIRTAQFVRNKSIRFWMDNRGVGQKEMYRLSKSLRREFLFVKALNSSACQASIERAYSSIARFYDNCKKSVPGKKGYPKFKKNSRSVEYKTSGWSLSETRKQITFTDKKGIGTLKLKGTWDLNFYQLEQVKRVRLVRRADGYYVQFLISVDNKLETQPTGKTIGLDVGLKEFYTDSNGHSEPNPRFYRTGEKRLKFRQKRVSRKKKGSANRKKAINKLGRVHLKISRQREEHAKRLARCVIQSHDLVSYEDLRIKNLVKNHCLAKSINDAGWYKFRKWLEYFGVKFGRITVAVNPAYTSQECFSCGAIVKKSLSTRTHVCECGFVIDRDWNAAINILKLALSTVGHTGTWIYYPNASGDSTSTHTGEILYQQVGSVIEESSPL, encoded by the coding sequence ATGATTGTTTTAGAATTCAAAGCCAAAGGGAAAACGACTCAATATACTGCCATTGATGAGGCGATTAGGACGGCTCAATTTGTTCGCAATAAGAGTATCCGTTTTTGGATGGATAATCGAGGCGTGGGACAAAAAGAAATGTATCGCCTTAGTAAGTCATTGAGAAGAGAATTCCTATTTGTAAAAGCTCTGAATTCTAGTGCTTGCCAAGCTTCTATTGAACGGGCTTATAGTTCTATTGCTCGTTTTTACGACAACTGCAAAAAGTCTGTTCCGGGTAAAAAGGGATATCCAAAGTTCAAGAAAAATTCTCGCTCAGTGGAGTATAAAACCTCTGGGTGGTCACTTTCCGAGACCAGGAAACAAATAACCTTCACCGACAAAAAAGGTATTGGTACGCTCAAGCTGAAAGGAACATGGGATTTAAACTTCTACCAATTAGAACAGGTAAAACGAGTTAGATTAGTTCGTCGTGCTGATGGGTATTATGTTCAATTTCTGATTAGTGTAGACAACAAATTAGAAACACAACCCACAGGGAAAACCATTGGTTTGGATGTAGGACTTAAAGAATTCTATACCGACAGCAATGGACATAGTGAACCTAACCCAAGGTTTTATCGCACAGGAGAGAAACGTCTAAAATTTAGACAAAAGCGCGTTTCTCGTAAAAAGAAAGGCTCTGCCAACCGTAAGAAAGCTATTAATAAATTAGGGCGAGTACACCTCAAAATAAGTAGGCAACGTGAAGAACACGCCAAGAGACTGGCGCGTTGCGTAATCCAATCTCACGACTTGGTATCCTATGAAGATTTGAGGATTAAAAATTTAGTGAAAAATCACTGTCTCGCTAAATCTATTAATGATGCTGGTTGGTATAAATTCAGAAAATGGTTGGAGTATTTTGGGGTGAAGTTTGGCAGGATAACTGTTGCGGTTAACCCCGCCTACACTTCTCAAGAATGCTTCAGTTGTGGCGCAATAGTCAAAAAATCTCTATCTACAAGAACCCATGTTTGCGAATGCGGCTTTGTCATAGATAGAGACTGGAATGCCGCTATCAATATTCTGAAATTAGCCTTGAGTACCGTAGGGCATACGGGAACTTGGATCTACTATCCGAACGCTTCAGGAGATTCGACCTCTACTCATACTGGAGAAATCCTGTATCAGCAAGTTGGGTCTGTGATTGAAGAATCTTCGCCCTTATAG
- a CDS encoding DUF5682 family protein — translation MQTQHDIEFDAEILNLNSPVVFFPVRHHSPACSRILKQLAAELCPVAIVIEGPSDFNSQISELFLPHELPIAIYSYTCLSDGTRRGAFYPFCVYSPEWQVLQVAKSLDIPAQFIDLPWAEIASFAQNSHRYADTEFQRSGYVETLCENLEVEGLNDVWDLLFEIDPHLNPQEYLKRCHQFCFHARLSDGCSSAIDLLREDFMASQIIKARSTHSGQILVVTGGFHSYALYAKVFDRPFPISPTSPPISTSQSPNTGIALTPFSYDRLDSLIGYDAGMSSPGFYHQVWDDRLLGETDTYRKVLTKVVKDLPREWV, via the coding sequence GTGCAAACTCAACACGATATAGAATTCGATGCAGAAATTCTCAACCTAAATTCACCTGTGGTGTTTTTCCCGGTACGCCACCACAGTCCTGCTTGTTCTCGTATTTTAAAACAACTTGCTGCCGAACTGTGCCCTGTAGCGATTGTTATAGAGGGTCCTTCAGACTTTAATTCTCAAATTTCTGAGTTATTTTTACCTCATGAATTACCTATTGCTATTTACAGCTACACTTGCTTGAGTGATGGAACGAGGCGGGGTGCTTTTTACCCTTTTTGCGTATATTCACCAGAATGGCAGGTACTTCAGGTAGCGAAAAGCTTAGATATTCCTGCCCAATTTATTGACCTTCCTTGGGCTGAAATTGCTAGCTTTGCACAGAACAGCCATCGCTATGCAGATACGGAATTTCAGCGTAGTGGATATGTTGAAACTCTCTGTGAAAATTTGGAAGTCGAAGGGCTTAATGACGTTTGGGACTTGCTATTTGAAATCGATCCCCACCTTAACCCACAGGAATATTTGAAGCGCTGTCACCAATTTTGCTTTCATGCTCGTCTGAGTGATGGTTGTTCTTCTGCTATTGACTTGTTACGGGAAGATTTTATGGCAAGTCAAATTATCAAAGCACGCTCCACACACTCAGGTCAAATTTTAGTTGTCACTGGTGGTTTTCACAGTTACGCACTTTATGCTAAGGTGTTTGACCGACCTTTTCCCATTTCCCCCACTTCTCCACCAATCTCCACTTCCCAATCTCCAAACACGGGAATCGCTTTAACGCCTTTTAGCTACGATCGCTTGGATAGTTTGATCGGTTATGATGCAGGAATGTCCAGTCCTGGCTTTTACCATCAAGTTTGGGATGATAGGTTATTGGGAGAAACGGATACTTACCGCAAGGTATTAACCAAAGTTGTCAAAGATTTACCAAGAGAATGGGTCTAA